One segment of Candidatus Deferrimicrobiaceae bacterium DNA contains the following:
- a CDS encoding sigma-54 dependent transcriptional regulator codes for MTTPTPTGAPINVLVVDDESNIRKTLAICLEAEGHHVTAVSNFQDAVTAASRRTFHMAFVDLRLGTASGLDLIPVLLSGSPWMKIVVITAYASIDTAVEAIRRGATDYIPKPFTPAQVLLAVRKVEEVRTLEQKVAALREDLERMAPEVRFSSESPAMQRAMEVARQVAPTDAAVLLRGESGTGKTVLARAIHGWSRRSGKPFGVVSCPSLPAELLTSELFGHGKGAFTGAVRDNPGRVAACEGGTLFLDEIGDLPLSLQPKLLRFLQDQEYERLGDPSTRKADVRIITATNRDLEGEVKAGRFREDLFYRLNVIQVEIPPLRERPQDLEVLARQLLAFYGRIHHRSFAGFT; via the coding sequence ATGACCACCCCGACGCCGACCGGCGCTCCCATCAACGTCCTCGTCGTCGACGACGAGAGCAACATCCGGAAGACCCTCGCCATCTGCCTGGAGGCCGAAGGCCACCACGTAACCGCCGTCAGCAACTTCCAGGACGCCGTTACAGCGGCGTCCCGCCGTACCTTCCACATGGCGTTCGTCGATCTCCGCCTGGGCACGGCGAGCGGCCTGGATTTGATCCCCGTGCTGCTCTCGGGAAGCCCCTGGATGAAGATCGTCGTCATCACCGCGTACGCTTCGATCGATACGGCCGTGGAAGCCATACGCCGTGGGGCGACCGACTATATCCCGAAACCGTTCACGCCGGCCCAGGTCCTTCTCGCCGTGCGGAAAGTGGAAGAAGTGCGGACGCTGGAGCAGAAGGTGGCTGCCCTCCGGGAGGACCTGGAGAGAATGGCCCCGGAGGTCCGTTTTTCGAGCGAAAGCCCCGCGATGCAGCGCGCCATGGAAGTGGCCCGGCAGGTCGCGCCTACCGACGCCGCGGTTCTCCTTCGGGGGGAGAGCGGGACCGGAAAAACCGTCCTGGCCCGCGCGATCCACGGCTGGAGCCGGCGCTCCGGGAAACCGTTCGGCGTGGTGTCATGCCCCTCCCTGCCGGCGGAGCTCCTTACGAGCGAGCTGTTCGGCCATGGGAAGGGTGCGTTCACCGGCGCAGTCCGCGACAACCCGGGGCGTGTCGCCGCCTGCGAGGGGGGAACGCTCTTCCTCGACGAGATCGGCGATCTCCCCCTTTCCCTGCAGCCCAAGCTGTTGCGGTTCCTGCAGGACCAGGAATACGAGCGGCTCGGCGATCCGTCGACGCGCAAGGCCGACGTACGCATCATCACGGCCACCAACCGGGACCTGGAAGGGGAGGTCAAGGCCGGGCGGTTCCGCGAGGATCTTTTCTATCGCCTGAACGTCATTCAGGTCGAGATCCCTCCATTGCGCGAACGTCCCCAGGATCTGGAGGTGCTCGCGAGGCAGTTGCTCGCTTTCTACGGCAGGATCCACCACCGCAGCTTCGCCGGGTTCACG